Genomic DNA from Deltaproteobacteria bacterium:
ACATCGGAAGTATTGCGGGTCATGCCGCCCCCATAACACGTGAACGTATGATCATATGTGATAATACAAAACGGAAACGGGAGGGTCAAGGGGGAAAAACGTATAACGGCAAGTTCGCTTGCCCGCGGACATCATTCCTCGTGCGCCCTTGCTCCCTCAGAGTGCTTCACGGACATGAGCGGCACACAGGTGCGTCTCAACCGTTACGTGCACCAGGCCGAGTTTCCCGGGGAGAATTCATGTTCTTTCCCTACGTGCCAAGAAGGCGGGAGAAGATCTCTTCGGCGTCGTGAGACGGAACCCCGCCGCCAGTTCGCGCAGGGGGACGGCCTCGACGTTTTCCGCGAGCGGAAACCGGATCGCGCCGGGATACAGTACGACGAGACGCTCGAGCCGCAGGTCCTTGATGGCGATCCGCATCGACGGGGTGATCGCAGGCGCATCCGTTCGTTTGATCTCGATCCCGAGACGCTTCCCGTTTTTCAGGAGCAGCAGGTCGAGCTCCGCCCCTTGGTGAGTGGCCCAGAAGTACGCTTCCTCCGGCTGTATCGCCGCCAGCACCTCCTCGATCGCATATCCTTCCCAGGACGCGCCGCATTTCGGGTGCCCCAGAAGCTCCTTTTCGGAACGAATCCCCAGGAGGGAATGCAGGATCCCGCTGTCCCGAATAAAGACTTTCGGTGATTTCACCTGCCGCTTCTTGAGGTTCTCATGCCAGGGACGCAATTGCCGCGCCATGAAAAGGGTGGTCAACAGATCGAGATATCGCCGCACCGTGGGCTCGGAGACGCCCAGCGAGCGCGCGGGATCCGTCGCTTTCCAGACCTGCCCGTGATAATGGGCGAGCATCGTCCAGAAGCGGAACAGTGCGGGCGCCGGGATCGTGATGCCGAGCTGCGGCAGGTCCCGTTCAAGGAACGTCTCGATGAAACTCCGCCTCCATGTCCGGCTGTCTTCGTTGGATCGGGCCAGGAACGATCTCGGAAATCCCCCCCGTTCCCAGTGGCGGGGCAACGCCTTCGCGCCCAGTTCGGGGAGACGGAAACCGGAAACATGAAGGGTCTCCAGCCGCCCTGCGAGCGATTCGGAGGACTGCCGAAGAAGATCGGGGGAAGCGCTGCCCAGGATGAGGAAACGCGCGCGCAACGGCCGGCGGTCGGCGAGGACGCGCAGGATCGGAAACAGATCCGGCCTGCGCTGCACTTCGTCGATGACCACGACCCCGCGCAGGGAAGACAGCGCGGTCATCGGATCGGCGATGCGGGCGAGGCTCGAAGGATCTTCCAGGTCGAAATAGTTCAGGGAATCGGCGACGACGATGTGCCGCGCGAGCGTGG
This window encodes:
- a CDS encoding ATP-binding protein, whose translation is MVERRDLLARIRRALSRSRVVALIGPRQCGKTTLARHIVVADSLNYFDLEDPSSLARIADPMTALSSLRGVVVIDEVQRRPDLFPILRVLADRRPLRARFLILGSASPDLLRQSSESLAGRLETLHVSGFRLPELGAKALPRHWERGGFPRSFLARSNEDSRTWRRSFIETFLERDLPQLGITIPAPALFRFWTMLAHYHGQVWKATDPARSLGVSEPTVRRYLDLLTTLFMARQLRPWHENLKKRQVKSPKVFIRDSGILHSLLGIRSEKELLGHPKCGASWEGYAIEEVLAAIQPEEAYFWATHQGAELDLLLLKNGKRLGIEIKRTDAPAITPSMRIAIKDLRLERLVVLYPGAIRFPLAENVEAVPLRELAAGFRLTTPKRSSPAFLARRERT